The genomic segment TTCTAGTTAGTTGATCAGTCAAGTGGGGGAACTCTAGGTttaagtgtcttgcccaaggatacttgggtACTTTGGATACTGACTgcctgtgggttttttttttaaaatatatattaattacGGCGAGTTATTACCAAAAATTGTCAAATTTGGTTGCTTATTTAGTTCATCTGGTGTGCTGCCCACACTGTCACACACGTGATGTGGCTGTAACTGCGGTAAAAATAAATaggcattaaaataaaatgtataggCACATACTGTATATTGCAGGCATCTTTACCTGGTGACAGATGATTGGCAATTACGTCACTAATATAAGTCTTTGCAGTGACCTTGCACCCCTCTGACTGGCCATGGTTCACGCACGCTCAGTTTGATGCGTTGTATGTGGTAACTGTAACCTCAGTTATAACCCGAGGTCACGCAAATGCAGGAGCGTTATATTAAAGGGAcctaaaacagatttttatacTTACACAACAGATGAAATACTCCATTTATCTGTGCGACACGCTACGCACCCCCACCTTTGGTCCCTTTGGTCACGTGACTTGTGGAACCAAAATGGCCGCTGTTGTATTTTGACGTATAATAGCTAgctacttttctttttgtttcattcttGGTAGAAAACCAGCAAACAGCAGACTTTTTGGGGGAACTATATTTCGCCATCCTCCGAATATCGGTGTCGTTTTTTATCTTGAAGACAATCAAAAGCCTGACACATATATTTGTTGAACGAGTTAGACTATGCATATTTAGATCTAATACAAGCTAGCTAGCTGGCTCTGGCTGGCATATTAAAGCATTAGAAAGTGAAATAGCTAGCTGTCTTAGCTGGGATGATGGAGGAGTTGAGCGCAGATGAGGTAAGGTGACAATATGAATAAACGCTTACACAGGGAATTGAAATGATTTTACGTTACTGACGTTAGAAATGTACGTTTTGCAAATTCTTTCTTTACCCCTTTTAGGGGTATTGCTGCTAGCTGAGGTGCTACAAAAACTAGCTGATGGAAGAAATACATTTTCGACAAATATCCCAGTTAGCTAGAACACGGCAGTGGGTGTCACGCCGTTTAACTCAAAGGCTAATTATTCACTTCTTATATTGGGAATATAAGAAGTGAAAGAACGAGAGGTGGATTTGGGCCGTGTTCTATTTAGCTGGAGCAGCTGGGTTGCTAAATGAAAGTAGCTAACGTAATGCTACAAGCTGGAGAACACTGCTCTTATATAAAGCATCGAAAATATTTCAAGATATTGTTAGCCGCTTGTAAGTAGCAGATATTTTTCGGTGTTGTGTTTTGACAGGGAGATTAGGAAGGGAAGACGTTCTTTTTACTGATTTGTTTTCGCATGTCACCTCGCGGCGGTTTAGCTGACAGTCAGAAATTAGCCTGCGAGACGACTCagcataaaaaacacacacagagaccggGCCACCATTGTGCAATCAGCCGTGGGCCGATGCATGGCCATTGAGCTGTTTATGTGAAATCGCATACAGCATACTGCAGCTTACTGTCATCATTTTCAGCTGCTCGATTAGCATTCAGCAGAGTGTGCAGCAGATAATTTAGCTTTAACGTCGCTAAAGCTGAGACGATTGGTGACCGCATCTGACTTTATTCGCGATGTTTTTCTTCAGATCTGATTTTAAAACGTATAACAAAGAAAGTCTTTGCCTTAATGATCTGTCTTTTCTGGGCAATACATGCATAATTTGGTTATTCTTACAGTATCCAGGcatttatatacatacataGAGGTTTATTAATAACCTATCAATACATTTCAACATTATGCAGTTATGAAGAGCTACAGAGTTCTTTTAATGACCCTGTATATCTGCTCATTCAAGATTCGCAGGAGGAGATTGGCACGATTGGCAGGAGGACAAACGTCCCAGCCTAGCACCCCTCTCAGCACACCCCTGACatccccacagagagagactcCACCTGGACCCCTCCCTGGACCCTCAGGTGCTGCACCCCAACCCGTGCCACCAGCTGCCTCTCAATCACTGGGCCTCAATGTCCACAGTGGTACCCCTGCCACATCCCCTATGGGCACCTCTGGTAAGAAATTAAAACAAGGTTCTGGGAGGCAATTTcctataaggaaaaaaaaaaatattgaaaaaaagtttaaatgattcagtgttaaaatatcaaaaatcCCCCAAATCAGGGTACACTGTGACAAAAAAGTGTACCCTGCTAGATACGAATGGTGAGCCCTCTAATACAAAGGTAGAATGGAGGCTTCACTCATGCACAGGCTCTAGAAAATGCAGCAGAGATCCATGTATGGATACAGCAACAGTTTCCTGACATTGTTTGTTGCCATGCATAGCCAGCTGCTTTAAAGGTCTTCCTTTTAGGCCGAGTGGTGCATTTCCTAAGTGattaataagaagaaaaaaatactggCAGTTGAACAAGCCAAACCTACATACTAACTTATTAATGTGTATTACATCTGACATTGGTAGGGTAATCATTCGATTGCATGATTGTTGTATAACCAGGAGAGAGCTGTTAATTCCAGCCCCCTATCCGGTGTAAGATCCTCTGTTAATCAGATTTCTCGCTACCTGTCTGCAGTAGTCAGTAAGCAACTTAAAAATTCCAATCTGAGCCTTTGCTAACCCAGACTGACTAAACAGTTGGTTCTTCCTTAAGCAACAGTTGGTTCTTCCTTAAGCAACAGCTGTGACATGAATTCTAAAGCTGTACATGGTTGTTTATTCATGTCATATCTTTGTGTGGTTCCCAGTGGTAAGTGTTAGAGAATGGCAGTAAAAAGTGCCGTATTTTCAGCATTAAACGTCATCTTTGATTACAATATCAGGAAAGATTAAGACGATAAAAACTATTTTGTATAAAAACTAAACCTGAGGCATAGTTGAACAATCATTTCAAAGTCAAAGCCTCAAACCTGCTGTTTCTTCTTTAAACACCTGTAGATATGTCTATtaatattttcttcatttcttctgGCAAATGTATACCTTTATTTCCTGACTACTGCCACAACTCAAGAGCCTTTTTGCACATCCTCTTCCTTATTTCCTCTTCCTACGTTTCTTGATCTTTTCATGTCATCACACTCTGATATTATGCCACCCATGTATAGATGTATTTACTGCGTATGTCCTAGATTTTAGTCTAGCATTTgatttgtttattctttttgtttcaaaatatttTCATCGAATACATCAGAAAATAGGATTTAATGTGAAAGGTAACTCGAGGGCATTTCAAAGAGGAATCAGCCCTGTGTGCTTACACAGTTCACTGGTAAAggtgtcttgttttctttctgtacaAAGGCCAGTTGAAAGTGAAGAGTAAACATGACTGATGTTTGGTTTTAGGTGACTGTTTGACATCAGTGACCTGGATCcatcatgttttttgtttcgATTTAATTTCCTCAGAGTTCTTAGTGTGCTTTTTTGTCTATGTCGTTACTCTAATCGCTGTATGTTGGGACTGATTATACCTTGAAAGCAATAAAAAGATTAGAAAAATCtgtaaaacaggaaaagacacCACAGACTAAAATTCAATGCTGTgcaaaggatttaaagtgtacagTATGAATCAATACAGTCAATATTTTTCGTTTCTCCAAAACTTTAGTTCATCTGAGGGGTTGGTGAGTTATGTTGAACTTAAAGTCAGAGCTTTCTGCGTCACAAAAGTAGCTTTAAAACCTCTGCTCACCACATAACATGGTAGGGAGCAGGTTACATTCAGTTTGGATTTAAAGGCTTGGgggatttttgtgtttctcttatTTACAGTATGTAAGTGCTTTATaggattttgtttttactctttTGAGGGGGGAGTATGTTTTATATGTGGAACTTTTTAAGTCTTACTTTACCAAAACTATCCAATAATGTCTAGCTGTAAAGTTACAGTAGCACAAACTGTGCATCTCATTCTGACTGGAATATGAATGTATTTAGCTGGTGATGCATAAAAATGGATACATGTTGTTATACTGGATTCAAATCTGCTGCTAAGTCAGAATTGCAGCTACCTAAACACAGTGCACATACCAAAATACCAATTCAATCGATACaattaatttcactttgatctgCTGACAGACTAAAGCAACTTTGTTAGGCTGTGGAAGAATAACAGCAATGTTATATTGTATGCAGTTTAAAGTACTCACGTATGCACTCAGCATTGCAATAATTAACTCAAATGTTTTTCTTACTGCTCTGTGCACACAGAGCGCTACACCTGTGttgaaaaacacaagaaaaaaaaaaattaaaaacaaaagcaagcaAATTTAAAACCTTACTATTTCCATTTTATCTGAAGATAGAGGCACAAGAAACCCTCCAGAAATGTGTCAGATTTGAGTCATTTTTGTCAGTGTTGTTCAGAGAGATTCACTTGTGGTGTTTTGCTCTTCCAGGGGTCGCTTATGGTAGTCAGAGCAGCGAGGGTGTGAGCTCACTCTCCAGCTCCCCCTCCAACAGCCTTGAGACTCAGTCCCAGAGTTTGTCCCGATCGCAGAGCATGGATATCGACCCTGCCTCCTGTGAAAAGAGGTGAGAGCGTCTCCTGTGTCCTATTGCCCTACCCAGCTTCTGTGTTCATTctcaaaccctaaccctacccagCTTCTGTGTTCATTCTCAAATACTCCTTATCTGTGGAATTGAACAGAAGCTGTGAAAATAATGTGGCTTTCCTCAGCTCAGACTGAGAGGCATATGGACAGAGATTTGATTAATATTGACACTATGTACGATTTGAGCTTGGAATAATAGCATAGTTTCCTTGGAGATAATGGCTTATTAAGAACTGTGGTTTCTCTTTTATTCCAGCATGTCCCAGGTGGATGTGGACTCAGGGATAGAGAACATGGAGGTGGAGGACAGTGATCGCAGGGAGAAGAGAAACTTGACTGAAAAGGTAAGCAGTTAGAGTGAACATTAATCAAAAGATGTTGCCTCCTGGACTTTCTTGATATCCTGATAGATATGGTCAAAGTcctaaacaaataaacattaaagGAGTGTCTGGTTGTTTGCAGACGGGGGACTTTCCACAAACGCTATTCttggtttcagttttgtttatatcAACTCATTCACACGTACCTCTGTTGTTTCTTGCTCAACCAGAGAGATCATGAGATAACGAGTATCCTGAGACTCAGTAATGCTTGTTCATTAcgcatgttttttttgttgtttttttttaaatcaaggcttcactgtttttttctgcatcttAGGAAACTTCTGCAAACTCAGATGTCTCTGAAGAACAGGCCCTGCAGCTCATTTGCAAGATTCTCCGCGTATCGTGGAAGGAGCAGGATAGAGATGTCATCTTTCTCCCTTCACTGGCTGCAGAGTTTCACCAGAACCCTAAAGAAGGTAACGCCACTAAACAACAGCTTTTACCATAAAAAGCTGATTCATCAAACACTTTGTTTTTGCACACGTGGGAGGCTCGTGCGACAGTTGTTATGTTTTCTCCTGCAGTATACTCTGACTTCAAAGACCTCATCAGCCAGATCCTGATGGAAGTCTTAATGATGTCCACCCAGTCACGTGTCCACAACCCCTTCGCCAGCTTGACGGCCACCTCACAGCCAATTGCAGCAGCCAAATCCCCTGACCATCGTCTGACACTGGTGCAGCCCTCCAGCCAAGGTGGAAGCCCAATGGGCCCTAGCGCTGGATCCTTTGGAGCCAGCTCTCTGTCCAGGCAAGTGCCATGAGTCATTATTAAGCTCGCGGAGACATATCAAGGCTGTTGATTGGgctgttttttctatttactTTATTAtcatgctgccatgttcttccCAGTCTTTTTCATCATGCTTtaatcatttctgtttttaaggcTTTAAGATCATTCTTGTCTTAACAATGTTATCCACAGTCTGTATGGCTGTGGTAGTCCTCACCCAGTGGCTTTGGATGCAGCCAAGAGGACCTCCCCCTCTCTCCTCACCCCTACTACACCGTCTACCCCACAGTTCCTTGTTCCCCCCAGCCCACCTGCTTCCACTCCTCCACGGCACTCCCTCAGTGCTCCATCTGCCCCAGTGCCCATTTCCCAAAGGTATCGCCCTTACTCGGTCACCACTCCCTGGGTGGCTCCTTCCCCGACAAGCCCGGGTCACAGAGGGTTTAGTTTCCCTGGACCCTCTCCCAGCCCTGCAGGACCCTCCGTTCCCCCCAACACTCCAGTTTCTGTGCCACCACCTTGCCCCCAGTCTTTATCCTTGAGCTCACCTATGGGTCACAACCAACCCTCCTCTGCAACCTCTCCTATGGTGCCTCCTTCTCCCAGACTGAACACTCGACAGGCTGCCTTTGCTGCCAGGATGCCTCCATCTAGGTATCTAAACTGTCACCTGCATGTCAGAGTGGAGTGCAAACGCAAGCCAATATACTAAAGCCTGAACCTTTGGTGATGTTTCTGTTCATCACTGGTTATATCTGCTCCTACATTAACTTTCCTGCATTTAGAAGTTACTAGCACTTTAACATTTCTGTGGTTAAAATCTTGTGAGACaatgagatttaaaaaatgctaCCTCTACCACAAAGTAACAATTTAAATTTAggcaattaaaaaaattaatacataCATTTAATATTAACAGCTGTAGTTCTTTGTATAAAGTCATCATGACACAGAGATAGCATGAGTGTGCTAAAGTGATAGAAAACTggtttaaaaagagagaaagtagTCTCCATGAAAGCATGCATCTTCCCTGTGCTCCCTttctcatttccttttttttgtttgttactgTTCCACATTTGTCTTGatgcttcccccccccccccccccccccccccccccccccccccgttggCTTTCTGCCTCCTCACGCTTGTGCATCATCCTCCTTTCTTCCAGTCTTTCTCTCATTTCACCTGTTTTTCTCTCGTCCTGTCAGCCCCTTTTCGTTCCTGTTTTTTGCCCTCTCTGACATATCTCAGGACAGCGATGATGAAGATtctgaggaggagcaggaggaggataTTTCACAGGTTCAATTTGGGTCCAGGTACACCACTGCGTGGTGTGTGTTaatgcgcgtgtgtgtgcacgctTGCTCAGGGATGGGCTCTGATGCATGTTCCAGCGGGTCCGGTAGGCTTGCCACTAACCGTGCACAACGACGCCAGGCGAGATTAAAGAAGATTAAACCATGTTTAGGAGTGTTTTGGTCATCGACATTCAGAGATAAATTCCCATAACTATAAATTTTAGTACATGCAATATGGAGGTAAGTAATAACCACAGTAACTCTTCTGCAAACGGCTTCAAGATCTAGAAAATCTTCAGTGCTATGAATGGCTCATTAATGACTCTGCGTTTCTGTCTGTATAAGAATCCATTTTTACGTTCACATCTTTCTTGAGAAGAGAAATCACCCTTAGCTCAAAGACATGTGAGCCACTGTTTCATCATTATGTAACCCGATCAGACAACATTAGATATTTATGTATAAGCCTACCAAACccgtattttgtgtttttgattgCCAACATTGGAAGTAACATCATGAATCCCTGACTGCAGAACTTCAAGCTCTCTGGCACTGCCCTGCTTTTGATTCATAAATGGAGAATTAGATCTCTAAGAAAATATTGTTGCTTATTATTTAAAACCATCATTTAGCCagtatatatgtatgtgcacagaaatacagaatatattGCTCACATTAGTAAATTGAATCTACTATGTTGATATCTCTTTTTTTATGCTGTGGCTCAGAGAAGTTTGGAACAGGTTTGACCTTTGCGGCTTTCATATGTTTCTGTTGTCTAAATCATCTTGACATTATTATTACTAATATGGAAATTGATTGACAGCAAGGCTTATTGTGCCATATATACAGCTGAGAAACCCATAGAGAGAAAATCATTTTGATTCTTCTTGTTCAAATGTTTTAGCTCACACTTTCAGTGAGTTTGTCTTCATTGTAGCCTCATTTGTGTTCATTGTAGCTTATAGGATCCATAGATATCTTCAGTAGCATAGTTGCCCAAAAATCAaactgtatgtgttttttttgtttgttttatttgaggACCATAAGTACAAACCTTAAAAGGGGTTGATGAAATAAAGTAATTTGATTGGGTACCGACATTAACATTCTCTTGCATGGAGCTGAGAAACTGTTCCTCACAGTAGCAGAAACAGTTCATCTGATTCACATTTGAGTTCAGTTTGCTTCTTATcttattaaagaaagaaaaaaatctgtagaGCTCGACCGATATAGGACTTTTTAAGACTCATACTGGTATTTggtgatttagaaaaaaaaaattatatcggccatttgtttttcttttcttttttttgtttttcaggcacacaaaacataaacagattccCTTTTTCTTACATGTAATTTGTGTGCTCTTACTGAGTTgacatgacaatacagtttgacACTAATCTTATTTTGCCATCTGCTCGGATCACCTGGTGGTTGAATTTTGCAATGCTACCTTTAAAGTGCTTTAGTTTGTTGTCTTTCAGGACTTTTCAGGAAAGTTTGATTCTAATGCTACGTCTGTTCAACATTGGCTGTTATTTGATGAgcctctctgtctgtgtctaatttttttttgtagtctTGGGGCATGTGGAGGGGGGATGTCCTGCGAATCAGCCAGCGACCGCTTCACCATTGAAACATGCAAAGAGACAGAGATGCTGAACTACCTCATTGAGCGTTTTGACAGTGTTggcatggaggagaggaaagctcccaAGGTAGATGACAATCTATAAGACCAATAAATATCCTGACCAGGATTTATAGCagatgatttatttttctttcctaaAATATTTAAGATTTGAGATCAAAATCATAATAAGAGCTGATATATAAAGGTCTTTAATATGTTCTTCATGTTTCAATTGttttaaaatgcactgagtaTAGAAGAACAGGTTGTGCTTTGTAGACTAGCTGCAGGCATTAGGCATAGCTCGTCacataacacttttttttttttttaatcacactgcAGTCAGTCTCactcttctctctgtgtttctttctcAGATGTGTAGCCAACCAAATGTCAGCCAGCTTCTCAGTAACATTCGCTCTCAGTGTATTTCCCATGTTGCCCTGGTCCTTCAAGGCGCTCTGACCCAGCCTCGGTAAGAAGCCATCCATTAACTCAGACGATctctgggtttttactcttttaaaaaaaaaaaaaaaaaaaattttattaCGCTCTCACCATATTTGTGCATGTTCCGTTCCTTTTCCCTCTCTGTATCCATAGCAACTAGTCATTCACCTTGTCTCCAAATGTgtgatttattaatttatttatttgccgtGTGTTTACTACTTTTAGGAGCCCTCTCCAACAGTCTCTGCTGGTACCTTACATGCTGTGTCGGAACCTTCCATATGGCTTTATTCAGGAGCTGGTGCGCATTACTCACCAGGAGGATGAAGTATTCAGACAGGTGACGagcacatccatccattcttttGGATCTGTTTATGTTTACTTTAAGCTGTGGGTTTTTTCCAAAAGAATTCTTACTGCTGCACTCATTTGCTTCCTGTGCACTATAGCTCATACTGTTTGGTACAGACCGGCTCTTTACACACACCCATAAATAATCTAGTTAACTGTAATTAATGGGGATGAATCAGTTTAAAAAGGTAGAACTGTATTTCTTCATATTTCTTCATAACAGCTGGAGATGATCTCACACAGCCATATACAGTTTGTACTGGGTGATTCAACTAAGTAAAGCCCAAATATCCATTTTTAATTGTCAGGTTCAGCACAGATAGAACTGGAAAGTCTGCACGCTGAAGCTTTACCAGCCCAGCATGACTGTAAACAGACTGTACAAGGTTGAATCTGCACACTGTGTTTCTCTGGGTTGATCCTGCAAAGCCAGAAATGATAATTTGCTACAAAAACAATCCttgccctttttttccccaacctATTTCTCCTGTAGATGGAGCACCTAAATTTAAACAGCTAGAAGGTGACGCCTTGACTAATAGTAGTTCAAGTAAAATACTGCAGATGGAAATTTATGTTGGAGGTTTACATGctgaattcattttttttcctcccatatTTTGCCGTCTGCTTGTCCAGATGcatgaatataaatatataaaaacagagTGATCCCATGTTTAGGGCAGCTAGTTAAACACCCTCACAGTGATGTGTAAATACGGACCGTGTGAAGGTTTCTCCAAGGTCAAAATGCACTGAAGCACTGAAGCATGCTGTttaatgtgttgttgtttttatttagatcTTCATCCCTATCCTCCACGGCCTGGCTCTTGCGGTCAAAGAATGTTCCTTTGACAGTGACAACTTTAAATTTCCCCTCATGGTAAGGAGACATTGTCCTGGTCTTTCCTGCAGCTGCAGTAATTCTGTAGGGAATATATCATACAGCATGGAATGAAGCACACATCCACACAACTCATTTTTAGCACAGTTCACGTGCTGGGTTGTAATCCTTTTCTGACCTGAtgtctgtttttgattttaCAGGCATTAGCTGAGCTTTGTGAAATTAAGTTTGGAAAGACTCACCCGGTGTGCAATTTGGTAAGTATACAAATGGAAAGGTAAAGCTACATCGTAACACCTGAGTGTTGTTCACTGGGTCCTTATGGCTCCAATTATTTTGGACATGTATTGTGAAAGCAGTTTGGTTACCCTGAGCTTATTAATAAATGTAGCTGTTGTGAGACACTTTCCTCGTACCAGGAAGGTATGAACTCTGCCTGTTGTGAGACATTTTCCTGTTACGTGGAAAAATGGCAAGAGGAAATTCCCCGATGGGGGGGGTGGGGTCTCTTAGCTCTCTTAGTGCTTGTTATCTGTCCAATAATATTCTTTACTTGGTGTTTACGTTTTTAAAATACTGTGGAATTAATTGATGTATAATTAGCCATTTAGCTTCACTTAGGGAAAATGAGTTATGAGTTACAGTTACTGTTGATtagtatataatatataaatgtataaatcagTGTTATTAACCACCCTTGATAATAACATGTATTAAATCAAGGATTGTGTAATGTGTGCAGGTAACATCACTGCCTTTGTGGTGTCCCAAACCTCTGAGCCCTGGATGTGGCAGAGAGATTCAGAGACTGTCCTACCTGGGAGCCTTTTTCGGCCTCTCTGTGTTCGCTGAGGATGATGTGAGTTGTTCTCTACGATGAGTTGTACTTTGTCTGAATCTCAATTAAATCAGGAGTGTCAAACGtaaggcccaggggccagaatCAGCCCGACTCCAATCGGTCCCAGTGAATGGCTTAGGAAAAGGTGAAGGAAGGCATAAATTGTGGACTTTTAACTGTCTTAACAGAAGTTTTTCTACTTCTCCTACTGATGAGGACCTCCCCTGTGACCATTCTTATTAcaccatattattattattattatcatattatCTAATTAAGTAAAGGATAAACTATGGGAAGTAACGCAAacctcatatttaaaaaaatagaacaaaactgaaaagcaCCAACCATTTCGATGACAAA from the Pelmatolapia mariae isolate MD_Pm_ZW linkage group LG20, Pm_UMD_F_2, whole genome shotgun sequence genome contains:
- the ube4b gene encoding ubiquitin conjugation factor E4 B isoform X3 produces the protein MMEELSADEIRRRRLARLAGGQTSQPSTPLSTPLTSPQRETPPGPLPGPSGAAPQPVPPAASQSLGLNVHSGTPATSPMGTSGVAYGSQSSEGVSSLSSSPSNSLETQSQSLSRSQSMDIDPASCEKSMSQVDVDSGIENMEVEDSDRREKRNLTEKETSANSDVSEEQALQLICKILRVSWKEQDRDVIFLPSLAAEFHQNPKEVYSDFKDLISQILMEVLMMSTQSRVHNPFASLTATSQPIAAAKSPDHRLTLVQPSSQGGSPMGPSAGSFGASSLSSLYGCGSPHPVALDAAKRTSPSLLTPTTPSTPQFLVPPSPPASTPPRHSLSAPSAPVPISQRYRPYSVTTPWVAPSPTSPGHRGFSFPGPSPSPAGPSVPPNTPVSVPPPCPQSLSLSSPMGHNQPSSATSPMVPPSPRLNTRQAAFAARMPPSRYLNFTSTLTFLWLCASSSFLPVFLSFHLFFSRPVSPFSFLFFALSDISQDSDDEDSEEEQEEDISQVQFGSSLGACGGGMSCESASDRFTIETCKETEMLNYLIERFDSVGMEERKAPKMCSQPNVSQLLSNIRSQCISHVALVLQGALTQPRSPLQQSLLVPYMLCRNLPYGFIQELVRITHQEDEVFRQIFIPILHGLALAVKECSFDSDNFKFPLMALAELCEIKFGKTHPVCNLVTSLPLWCPKPLSPGCGREIQRLSYLGAFFGLSVFAEDDTKVGDKYFSGPAITMENTRVVSQSLQHYLESARGDMFKVLHNILLNSETRELALNYMAALVNYNVKKAQMQTDDKLVSTDGFMLNFLWVLQQLSMKIKLETVDPYYIFHPRCRLVVSLEETRLKATMDELKAWLSELHKDPAKFTEPKFPTECFFLTLHTHHLSILPGCRRYIRRLRAIRELNRTVEELKNSESQWKDSPLASRHREMLKRCKTQLKKLVRAKACADVGLLDENLLRRCLQFYSTVIQLILRMVDPTYPNINLPLNPEIPKSFAALPEFYIEDVAEFLLFVVQYSPQVLYEPCVQDIVTFLVVFICSQNYIRNPYLIAKLVEVLFVTNPAVQPRTQRFSEMMENHPLSVKHLVPALMKFYTDVEHTGATSEFYDKFTIRYHISTIFKSLWQNIAHHGTFMEEFNSGKQFVRYINMLINDTTFLLDESLESLKRIHEVQEEMKNKEQWEQLPREQQQSRQSQLTQDERVSRSYLALATETVEMFHILTKQVQKPFLRPELGPRLAAMLNFNLQQLCGPKCRDLKVENPEKYGFEPKKLLDQLTDIYLQLDCARFAKAIADDQRSYSRELFEEVISKMRKAGIKSSIAIEKFKLLSEKVEEIVAKNSQSEMDYSDAPDEFKDPLMDTLMTDPVMLPSGNIMDRSIILRHLLNSPTDPFNRQPLTENMLESVPELKERIHTWMREKQGGRGV